One Acropora palmata chromosome 2, jaAcrPala1.3, whole genome shotgun sequence genomic window carries:
- the LOC141870142 gene encoding lysosomal alpha-glucosidase-like → MNGRSIVFLLAFSSILHNGNSQEGCSNISDSNRFDCYPESNVDEQKCLNRGCCWKVAAQDNQAVDGEVPLNIPYCFYPTNYGYKLVTKTQTPTGYMLTLEKQGNPGPYGKDIKDLNVDLRFETKDRLHFKIYDSTSSRYEVPIQTPVVQTKAETLDYNVSFSTFPFGISVTRKSTGTVIFNSGVGGMVYEDQFIQISSLLPSPFLYGLGEHVNPLLLDVNWTRATLFARDQGNPEGLLNLYGVFPYYMSLENDGNANGVFLLNSNAMDIVLQPTPAITYRTIGGILDFYVFLGPTPDLVVSQFTEVVGLPYMPPYWALGFHLCRWGYGSLNGTMAVNEKMRQYGIPQDVQWNDIEYMDRHLDFTVDKNKWGGLGDFVKTLHEKYHQHYIPIVDPGISSTQPRGSYPAYDEGLQMGVFINSSNGETFIGQVWPGLTAFPDFSHPGTQDYWDKMLAQFRNLVEFDGLWIDMNEPSNFLDGTKQGCPASSPLDNPPYVPHVSGGRLYAKTVCMSAKHHQYTHYDVHSLYGLMEMQRTMSALKKLRGKRSVVISRSTFPSAGLHGGHWLGDNTATFNDLYLSIPGILNFNMFGVPLVGADICGFNGNTNKELCARWTQLGAFYPFSRNHNTKDAISQDPTAFGSDFAAMARDVLLTRYRFIPYLYTQFARAHATGSAVARSLFYEFPTDRATYGIDRQFLLGPALLITPVLTQGSSSVQGYFPNATWYDGMVGSILQAAGGGGQYHTLDAPWDKINFHIRGGHVIPTQKPDITTYQSRQNPFELIVALSSLGKAKGVLFIDDGESLEPLQTAAHMFVAYEVSQGTLEAKVYPFRFQESLPPLSTVQVFGVSGQPSSVTVNGSPVHNFNYNVSTKVLTVEKLALPMDKGFNITWS, encoded by the exons ATGAACGGAAGGTCCATCGTCTTCCTTTTAGCGTTTTCATCGATTCTGCACAATGGAAACAGCCAGGAGGGCTGCAGCAATATTTCAGACAGCAATCGTTTCGATTGCTATCCTGAATCGAATGTCGACGAACAAAAATGCTTAAATCGTGGATGTTGCTGGAAGGTAGCTGCTCAGGATAACCAAGCTGTAGATGGGGAAGTTCCCCTTAATATTCCCTACTGTTTTTATCCCACCAACTATGGATACAAGCTTGTAACTAAGACACAAACTCCGACGGGATACATGCTAACGTTAGAAAAACAGGGAAATCCAGGACCTTATGGCAAAGATATAAAAGATCTGAATGTCGATCTTCGATTCGAGACAAAAGACAGGCTGCATTTTAAG ATCTATGACTCCACAAGCTCAAGATATGAAGTTCCCATTCAAACTCCTGTTGTTCAAACCAAAGCAGAAACTCTGGATTATAACGTTAGTTTTTCTACTTTTCCATTTGGTATTTCTGTAACAAGAAAATCTACAGGAACTGTGAT ATTTAATAGTGGAGTAGGAGGAATGGTGTACGAGGATCAATTCATTCAGATCTCTTCACTCTTGCCATCACCATTTTTGTATGGTCTTGGTGAACACGTCAATCCATTACTCCTTGATGTCAACTGGACCAGGGCAACTTTGTTTGCACGAGATCAGGGAAATCCAGAG GGCCTCTTAAATTTGTATGGTGTGTTTCCCTATTACATGTCGTTGGAAAATGACGGAAATGCAAATGGAGTGTTCCTTTTGAATAGCAATGCAATGG ACATTGTTCTGCAACCAACACCAGCTATAACTTACAGGACAATTGGAGGAATCCTGGATTTTTATGTGTTCCTGGGACCCACTCCGGATCTTGTTGTCTCACAATTCACAGAA GTCGTTGGACTCCCTTACATGCCTCCTTACTGGGCCCTTGGTTTTCATTTGTGTCGTTGGGGGTATGGCAGCTTAAATGGAACCATGGCAGTCAATGAAAAGATGCGGCAGTATGGCATTCCTCAAGATGTACAGTGGAATGACATTGAATACATGGACAGACATCTGGACTTCACTGTTGACAAGAACAAGTGGGGTGGGCTTGGAGATTTTGTCAAGACTTTGCACGAGAAGTATCACCAACATTATATACCGATTGTG GATCCTGGCATAAGTTCTACACAGCCTCGAGGTTCCTATCCAGCTTATGATGAAGGCCTTCAGATGGGTGTTTTCATTAATTCCTCAAATGGAGAAACATTCATTGGTCAA GTGTGGCCAGGTCTTACCGCTTTTCCAGACTTCAGTCACCCAGGGACTCAGGATTACTGGGACAAGATGCTGGCACAGTTCAGAAACCTTGTCGAATTTGACGGTCTGTGGATTGACATGAACGAGCCGTCCAATTTTTTAGATGGGACTAAACAAGGATGCCCAGCTAGTTCACCCCTAGACAACCCTCCTTACGTTCCACATGTCTCCGGAGGCCGCCTGTATGCGAAGACTGTGTGCATGTCCGCGAAGCATCATCAATATACACATTATGATGTGCACAGTTTATATGGACTCATGGAAATGCAAAGGACAATGAG tgCACTAAAGAAACTCAGAGGAAAGCGAAGTGTTGTGATTTCTCGCTCAACCTTTCCCAGTGCTGGCCTGCATGGTGGTCACTGGTTAGGAGACAACACCGCCACATTCAACGACTTATATCTTTCGATACCAG GAATCTTGAACTTCAATATGTTTGGTGTCCCTCTGGTTGGAGCAGACATCTGTGGTTTTAATGGCAATACCAATAAAGAACTTTGCGCGAGGTGGACACAGCTAGGAGCATTTTATCCTTTTTCAAGGAATCACAACACAAAAGATGCCATA TCCCAGGATCCCACAGCCTTTGGCTCTGACTTCGCTGCTATGGCACGTGACGTACTACTGACGCGCTACCGGTTCATACCATATTTGTACACACAATTCGCTAGAGCGCACGCAACAGGTTCTGCAGTAGCTCGGTCTCTTTTCTACGA ATTCCCAACAGACCGAGCCACTTACGGAATCGATCGGCAGTTCCTTCTTGGTCCGGCATTGCTCATAACACCAGTGTTGACACAG GGATCCTCGTCCGTCCAAGGCTACTTCCCAAATGCCACATGGTATGACGGCATGGTTGGCTCAATCCTGCAAGCCGCAGGGGGAGGGGGACAATACCACACACTGGATGCCCCTTGGGACAAGATCAACTTTCATATCAGAGGAGGACACGTGATACCGACCCAAAAACCTGACATAACCACTTATCAAAG TCGTCAAAATCCATTTGAGCTGATTGTCGCTCTCTCATCGCTCGGGAAAGCAAAGGGCGTCTTGTTTATCGATGATGGAGAGTCACTAG aaccCTTACAGACAGCCGCACACATGTTTGTCGCTTACGAAGTCTCGCAG GGTACATTAGAGGCAAAGGTTTATCCTTTCCGTTTTCAAGAGTCGCTGCCGCCACTCTCCACCGTGCAAGTATTTGGCGTTTCTGGACAGCCTAGCTCAGTCACAGTCAACGGTTCGCCTGTACACAACTTCAACTATAACGTATCAACAAAG GTTCTCACTGTTGAAAAACTCGCTCTACCAATGGACAAAGGTTTCAATATAACGTGGTCCTGA
- the LOC141870207 gene encoding uncharacterized protein LOC141870207: MLSFLSIAVPLSIAFMPMPSQQACYVDGEFKKEMLKEGYSWCPDQQSLLYVKGFQRDSQVSDDLRGFKTVKCCQPPPVHIGKPHTCTSADWELSFKREGWATCPPGHIIRGLHRGSSNQLRSIQWVTCCKPAFQPHRYRSCYDQDLGGGDKWECNRDGYYLAGIHRGASESLSSIDRFRCCSFYDKILPLKSLDEVKTRIMDVTLFNLALLANFLGYGWAGGCRGRIAGEDFLRDGDSWKSHYQRGCAGYMSTSRLKIVYDHFGFKVKKMDYSEAETQSIKPIVQDKGEIKNQDSNVVESTIKRQIKTVRTVIHSSSTRFKTTIGASLTLSYQSPGVIGEVATGTFKASFTLSGGKESAQVQKEANGDIKWEYIKVKESQTTEPNSGTSYRITTSQTRYNVPYKAVIQVQFSARLEGFLIWGGGPNGKNPNYHEKWRGSGDRPTFNYDIGSGEKPFFKHLKQISDRGEGPWLWHLLKQNIPYTETVLGILTDESLYEFELEGKFEDVAGLQYNVVWDDVPISSANSTLRF; encoded by the exons ATGCTGTCCTTTCTGTCGATTGCCGTTCCATTAAGTATCGCTTTCATGCCGATGCCGTCTCAGCAAGCGTGTTATGTGGACGGAGAGTTCAAGAAGGAAATGCTGAAGGAAGGCTACTCCTGGTGTCCTGATCAACAAAGTTTATTGTATGTCAAAGGATTCCAGCGAGACTCGCAAGTATCAGATGATCTCCGCGGGTTCAAGACTGTCAAGTGCTGCCAGCCTCCACCAGTACATATTGGAAAACCACACACGTGCACCTCCGCTGACTGGGAATTGAGTTTTAAAAG AGAGGGTTGGGCCACCTGCCCTCCTGGGCACATCATACGAGGATTGCATCGAGGAAGTAGCAATCAGCTGAGAAGTATCCAGTGGGTGACGTGCTGCAAGCCAGCTTTTCAACCGCATCGCTATCGTTCGTGTTATGATCAGGATCTTGGTGGCGGTGACAAGTGGGAGTGTAACAGAGACGGTTACTATTTGGCCGGCATTCATCGTGGTGCATCAGAGAGTCTTTCCAGCATAGACAGGTTCAGGTGTTGCAGCTTTTACGACA AGATATTGCCCCTGAAGAGCTTGGACGAAGTAAAGACTCGAATTATGGACGTCACTTTGTTTAATTTGGCGCTTCTAGCTAATTTTCTCGGATATGGCTGGGCCGGTGGCTGCCGAGGGAGGATCGCTGGTGAAGATTTTCTTCGAGATGGAGACAGCTGGAAGTCTCACTATCAGAGAGGTTGCGCTGGTTATATGTCGACCAGCCGTTTGAAGATAGTGTACGACCACTTTGGGTTCAAAGTGAAGAAGATGGACTATTCCGAGGCAGAAACTCAGTCTATAAAGCCCATTGTACAGGATAAGGGAGAGATCAAGAATCAAGATTCCAACGTAGTAGAGTCGACTATCAAGAGGCAAATCAAAACTGTACGCACCGTTATACATTCCTCCTCAACGAGGTTTAAGACAACGATCGGCGCTTCGCTCACTCTCAGTTATCAGTCCCCTGGGGTGATAGGAGAAGTAGCCACTGGAACCTTCAAGGCGTCGTTCACCCTGTCAGGTGGAAAAGAATCTGCCCAAGTACAGAAAGAAGCGAACGGTGACATAAAATGGGAATACATTAAGGTTAAAGAGTCGCAAACAACCGAACCTAATTCAGGCACATCGTACCGAATTACCACTTCTCAGACCAGGTACAACGTTCCTTACAAAGCCGTCATTCAAGTGCAATTCTCGGCCAGACTTGAAGGGTTCCTGATTTGGGGCGGTGGTCCAAATGGCAAGAATCCGAACTACCACGAGAAGTGGAGAGGTTCTGGTGACAGACCTACGTTCAATTATGACATCGGCAGTGGAGAGAAGCCGTTTTTTAAGCATTTGAAGCAGATCAGTGACAGAGGGGAGGGCCCATGGCTGTGGCATCTGCTGAAGCAGAACATACCATACACAGAGACGGTGTTGGGCATACTGACAGACGAGAGTTTGTACGAGTTCGAACTTGAAGGCAAGTTCGAAGACGTGGCTGGCTTGCAATACAACGTTGTGTGGGATGATGTTCCTATTTCAAGCGCTAATTCAACTCTGCGTTTTTAA